One genomic segment of bacterium includes these proteins:
- a CDS encoding complex I NDUFA9 subunit family protein → MIVAVTGGTGFVGRAVVKELLERGHQVRILSRKAPERLPEGASHVVGSVVTGEGLDSLVEGTEAVIHLVGIIKEVGENTFRAAHYNGTLNILAASARAGVPRYLHMSAMGTRKDAVSQYHMTKYAAEEAVRASGLGWTIFRPSTIFGPGDAFINMLAAVMRKSPVMPVVGGGKNLMQPVYVKDVGAAFRKALDSDVHIGKTYELGGPDLLNLKQILVKVSHVIELKRLFISIPLWVVSPVVKSAQLFKIPLPVTSDQLIMLGEDNIRTGGDPVEELGLDWTGFEEGIRTYLGPNRE, encoded by the coding sequence ATGATCGTTGCTGTTACCGGCGGAACAGGCTTTGTGGGCAGGGCGGTCGTTAAAGAACTGCTGGAAAGAGGCCACCAGGTCCGTATCCTCTCCAGGAAGGCCCCTGAGAGGCTCCCTGAGGGTGCCTCTCACGTTGTTGGCAGCGTTGTTACGGGGGAGGGGCTGGATTCGCTGGTGGAAGGCACAGAAGCGGTTATTCACCTTGTGGGTATCATTAAGGAAGTGGGAGAAAACACCTTCAGGGCAGCACACTATAACGGAACATTGAACATCCTTGCCGCTTCCGCAAGAGCTGGGGTGCCGCGCTACCTCCACATGAGCGCCATGGGGACCAGGAAAGATGCGGTGAGCCAATATCACATGACCAAATACGCTGCCGAAGAGGCCGTTAGGGCCAGTGGTCTTGGCTGGACTATCTTCCGCCCTTCTACCATTTTCGGGCCGGGAGACGCCTTCATTAACATGTTGGCCGCCGTTATGCGAAAATCACCCGTGATGCCGGTTGTGGGAGGCGGTAAAAATCTGATGCAGCCGGTTTATGTCAAAGATGTGGGGGCAGCCTTTCGAAAAGCCCTGGATTCGGATGTTCACATCGGCAAAACCTATGAGCTGGGAGGGCCGGACCTTCTTAACCTAAAGCAGATTCTTGTTAAAGTATCACATGTTATTGAATTGAAACGTTTATTTATAAGCATACCTTTGTGGGTCGTGTCGCCAGTTGTCAAAAGCGCGCAGCTTTTCAAGATCCCGCTGCCTGTCACCTCGGACCAGCTTATCATGCTCGGGGAGGACAATATCAGGACAGGTGGTGACCCGGTG
- a CDS encoding QueT transporter family protein produces MHTRRLTRLALVASLYVVLTYLANVLGPGLNLGYGPIQVRISEGLAMLALYDPLMPVALYTGCLLANLLGGMGLPDIVFGPLLTLAAGYATYGLRKVPVLPFLPPVIFNALGVSAYLYFLLGIDFGFGTVASTGTIASMLNWLVSHPYWAMVLSIGIGQSIAVIVFGILFMRIWRRMEGTQYNVNREM; encoded by the coding sequence ATGCACACCCGACGATTAACCAGACTGGCCCTCGTTGCCTCCCTGTATGTTGTTCTAACCTACCTGGCCAACGTTCTGGGGCCTGGACTGAATCTTGGATACGGGCCGATCCAGGTTCGCATTTCAGAGGGATTGGCAATGCTGGCTCTCTACGACCCTCTCATGCCGGTAGCCTTGTACACAGGATGCCTCCTGGCAAACCTTCTGGGGGGCATGGGTCTTCCCGACATCGTATTCGGACCTTTGCTCACTCTTGCCGCTGGATACGCCACCTACGGCTTGCGAAAAGTGCCTGTGCTCCCTTTCCTGCCCCCGGTAATCTTTAACGCACTGGGCGTCTCTGCATACCTTTATTTCCTGCTAGGTATAGATTTCGGTTTTGGCACAGTAGCGTCCACCGGGACCATAGCAAGTATGCTCAATTGGTTGGTATCACATCCCTACTGGGCAATGGTCCTGTCGATTGGCATCGGTCAAAGTATTGCGGTAATTGTGTTTGGTATTCTCTTCATGAGGATCTGGAGGAGGATGGAAGGAACTCAGTATAACGTGAACCGTGAAATGTGA
- a CDS encoding HU family DNA-binding protein encodes MNRAELIAKMALEAGISKAKAELALGAFVDGIAGALKDGGKVSLVGFGTFSVSDRAARVGRNPRTGANINIAASKVPKFKAGKGLKDAIK; translated from the coding sequence ATGAACAGAGCTGAACTTATCGCAAAAATGGCTTTAGAGGCCGGAATCAGTAAAGCAAAGGCTGAATTAGCCCTTGGTGCTTTTGTAGACGGTATTGCAGGTGCTCTTAAAGATGGAGGAAAAGTTTCTCTGGTTGGATTTGGTACCTTTAGTGTCAGCGACAGGGCCGCTCGTGTAGGACGCAATCCACGGACGGGCGCTAATATTAATATTGCAGCTTCCAAGGTGCCCAAATTCAAGGCTGGCAAAGGTCTCAAGGACGCCATCAAATAA